ACCGGCCGGTCGCGGACCCTGTGCGGCTGCCGAGGCGACTCAGGTCCGGCAGCGCAGGTCTGCCGGTGGGTCAACGCCGGTTTCCGCTGCCCACTCGGCGGCTGTCAGCTCGCGGGCTGCCGTCCGGCACGCTGTCTCGATCCACCGATCAGGTGTGAGCCGCCACCTACTGATCGCGCCAGCACCGGTCGCCACGACGATCAAGCCGTCCTTGCTCGCGGTCAATGTCGTCGCCTCCCAAGGGGGCTCGCCGCTGTGCACCGGTGTCGAGACGGGAAGCGACACTAGTACCTGGTGGTCGTCCAGGTTCACTAGCTCGACGCTGCCCTGCTCGGTCAGCCTAGCGAGGACGTTCAGGTTGGGGACCACCGTCATCGCTCTCGCGTAGCCGGCCCCGCCCGGCAGCGAACCCGATCGGGTATGTCCTTTCCCGTCCCAGATCTCGACGCTGTTGTCAGACCGGCTCACGAAAAGACGGTTTCCCGAGAATAAGGTCGCGACGCCGCCGGTAATCGGGAGATTGTTCTTCTTCCCTGTGGCGACGTCGGTCATCCGCACTGCCCCTTCAGGTAGCACCACAGCCACGGTCGTGGCGTCTTCGCTGATCGCCGCGACGTTCTGCCGCGCGGACCACGCGGGGGCCAGCTCTTCCGGCTCGCCGGGCCACGAGTTCACCAGTCGACCCGATGACGTGTCGCGCACTTGGACGTCTCCATACTCGTCGACGACCACCGCATTTCTGCCGTCTGGAGTGAGCCGTGCGGCAACCACTTGACCGGAATTCGGACCCGGTCGTGTCGTGAGTCCATCCCAGCGCCGGTCGATCGCGCCGTCGGCCCAGACGGCAGCACCGTGACCAGCACCGTCGTCACCAAGGAGGTAGAGACGGCTGCTGTCCGCGCTCCAGAGAGGGAAGGCGTCACCTACCGGTTGTGGCACGGAGGTCACCTTTCCGTCCGTCAGTTCCTGGTGGATGAACGGATCCCCCTGAACACCGGTCGCCACGAGCCGTTTGCCGTCCGGCGATATCGCCAGCCTGGGCGGTGCCCCGGCGTTCGGCGAATCCGGTGCGTCGATCGCGTCGCCTTCCAAGAGGGCTGAAGAGCGGTCCAGGTCCCACAGAGCGAGTGTGCTGCCAGATGCGGAAACGAGCCACCGGCTGCCGCCGAGGAAACTCATGGATTCGACGAACCCCGTGCCAGGAAGTTGCTCCATGGTGGTGCCTTGCACGTCGCCGTAGTAGAGGGCCCCACCACCGGCCACGGCCACCCGCTTCCCGTCCGAACTGGCGGCGAATCGGTTGGGTTGCTGAAGGGGGACCGAAAGGGGCGGTGTTGTCGTCGCGCCAAGGGGTCGCGGCGCGTTGGCCATAGGTTCGGCACTCACCGCGCCGTACTTGGCCCAGACGAAGTAGCGGGCATCCGCGGAGAACCCGCAGCAGTAGTAGAGGTCACCTGGAGTGGTTTGCTCGCCCCCTTGTTCCCGTTCGCTCGTGCGGAGCGACACACGGGTCCACATTCCGGTTCCGCTGTCGACGATCACGTTCTCGTCATCCGGCAGGCCGATCCCGCCGTAACCCGCATCTCCTGGTGATCTGCGCACCTCGGAACCCTTCTCACCGTCGATGACCACCAGGCTAGTCTCGGCGGGGGGAGACGTCGCCACAGCGGCGATGGTCCGCCCGCTCGGCGAAATCGCGAGCACGCGGGACTGTTCGCCGCTCGACGCGATCAACTCGGACGAGGTCTCCACCGAGACGCTGCGAACAGCGTCTCCCGTTTCGGGAGTCCAGATGACCACCTGCCGGCCGTCGAGGGCCGCGACGCGGTGACCGGTCGCGTCGATCGCGACTTGAGCCACTCGCTGTTCGGAAATTTTCGTCGAGAGCAGCTCGCCTCCGCCCGCCTGCCATCGGAGCAGCCGGCCGTCGGCGGTTCCGGCGACGGCAAAACGGCCGTCCGCGGAACCCGCGACGGCCGTGATCCTGGCGTCGGTCGACTGGAACCGGACCAGGTGCGGACTTGCGCTTACCGTTCGCAACAAGGCGGAACGAGTCTGCGGATTGGGATCCTGGCGGAATGCCTGAACGGCGATGAGCTGAGCGAAGTCCAGCCGGCTCTCGATGTTCGCCACAGCCAGTGCGGCCAACTCACGTGCCGTTGCGATCCTGGTTTGCTCCTGCGCATTGTTCCGCTGCTGAACGGCGACAACACCGGCGACGAGTGCGACCACAAGCAGGAGCGCGAGACCGACAACCCCACCCGCCAGCAGACGCATGGCCCGACGGTGGTAGCGCAGGTGTGCTCCGATGAGCTCGTCCTTGGACGCACCTCGCACCGCTGCCGCGATGTCCGCGATCACCCCGGTGGCTTCCGGGTCACGCCGGTCCAGGGTGTCGACACCCACGAGGGAGCGCGCGTCAACCCATCTGGGCTCGGGCAGGCTCGCAGCGAGAAGTGCCGGCGGTAGCACTCCGCTGCCGTCACCTGAACCGGTCCAGCTCAACTCGCCGCTGGTCAGCGCGATGATGAGCCGTTCGGGTGACCGGTTCGCGAGC
This window of the Amycolatopsis balhimycina FH 1894 genome carries:
- a CDS encoding TIR domain-containing protein is translated as MQVAKQSGFDAFMSYSHERDGELAPFLQKEVERFATPWYRPRSSRIFRDNANLTANNALWKSIEEALRTSRWFVYLASPEAAASRWVDEEVAWWLANRSPERLIIALTSGELSWTGSGDGSGVLPPALLAASLPEPRWVDARSLVGVDTLDRRDPEATGVIADIAAAVRGASKDELIGAHLRYHRRAMRLLAGGVVGLALLLVVALVAGVVAVQQRNNAQEQTRIATARELAALAVANIESRLDFAQLIAVQAFRQDPNPQTRSALLRTVSASPHLVRFQSTDARITAVAGSADGRFAVAGTADGRLLRWQAGGGELLSTKISEQRVAQVAIDATGHRVAALDGRQVVIWTPETGDAVRSVSVETSSELIASSGEQSRVLAISPSGRTIAAVATSPPAETSLVVIDGEKGSEVRRSPGDAGYGGIGLPDDENVIVDSGTGMWTRVSLRTSEREQGGEQTTPGDLYYCCGFSADARYFVWAKYGAVSAEPMANAPRPLGATTTPPLSVPLQQPNRFAASSDGKRVAVAGGGALYYGDVQGTTMEQLPGTGFVESMSFLGGSRWLVSASGSTLALWDLDRSSALLEGDAIDAPDSPNAGAPPRLAISPDGKRLVATGVQGDPFIHQELTDGKVTSVPQPVGDAFPLWSADSSRLYLLGDDGAGHGAAVWADGAIDRRWDGLTTRPGPNSGQVVAARLTPDGRNAVVVDEYGDVQVRDTSSGRLVNSWPGEPEELAPAWSARQNVAAISEDATTVAVVLPEGAVRMTDVATGKKNNLPITGGVATLFSGNRLFVSRSDNSVEIWDGKGHTRSGSLPGGAGYARAMTVVPNLNVLARLTEQGSVELVNLDDHQVLVSLPVSTPVHSGEPPWEATTLTASKDGLIVVATGAGAISRWRLTPDRWIETACRTAARELTAAEWAAETGVDPPADLRCRT